The Rhodothermales bacterium genome segment GGATCCTGACGCCGCACCAGGGAGAATTCAGGCGGCTGGCCGGCCGCGACGTCGATTTCAGCGATCGGATCGCGCTCGCGAGCGCCTATGCGCAGCGCTGGCAGAGCGTCCTCATCCTGAAAGGCATGCCCAGCGTGGTGGGCGCGCCGGACGGCAGCGTGTACATCAACGGCACCGGCAATCCCCTGCTGGCGACGGCTGGAACTGGCGACGTTCTGGCCGGTCTATGCACAGGCTTCCTTGCGCAAGGCCTCTCGCCCCTCCACGCCGCCCTGTGCGCACTTCACCTCGGCGGAGCCGCTGCCGACCGTCATGCCGAATCGGTCAACCCCCGCGCCATGATGGCCAGCGACCTGGTCGATCAGCTACCTTACCTCTTTCGTACCCGTTTTTCTCTCGATTCATGAACCGCGCTCGTCTTCTCGCGATCGGCTGGACCCTGGGCATCCTGCTGGCCTGCTCCATTCCCGGCAACGACATTCCAAAAATCGATTTCGACCTGCTTCGCCCGGACAAGATCGTCCATTTTTCGCTGTTTCTGGGTTTCGGATGGTTATGGCTGAGCGCCACGCCGCGCACCTACCGTTTCCGTT includes the following:
- a CDS encoding VanZ family protein produces the protein MNRARLLAIGWTLGILLACSIPGNDIPKIDFDLLRPDKIVHFSLFLGFGWLWLSATPRTYRFRFPIVIGLGVLYAIGTEIYQGLLPWDRTPDVFDALANILGLSTAAGLFRWQERRQAA